A DNA window from Mycolicibacter terrae contains the following coding sequences:
- a CDS encoding pyridoxamine 5'-phosphate oxidase family protein — protein MALSKDEREQFLAEPHIAALSVSAGPGRGPLTVPIWYQYTPGGEPWVLTGADSRKRRLIEAAGSFSLMVERTEPTVRYVAVDGALSRIEPGTDDRQAELAHRYLPPDRAEKFLTYALAELGEHVAIYLRPQHWVSADMGAI, from the coding sequence ATGGCCCTATCCAAGGATGAGCGCGAACAGTTTCTGGCCGAGCCGCACATCGCGGCACTGTCGGTGAGTGCGGGCCCCGGCCGGGGCCCGCTGACGGTGCCGATCTGGTATCAGTACACGCCGGGCGGCGAGCCCTGGGTGCTCACCGGCGCCGATTCACGCAAAAGGCGGCTTATCGAGGCCGCCGGCAGTTTCTCGCTGATGGTGGAGCGGACCGAGCCGACCGTGCGCTACGTCGCCGTCGACGGTGCCCTCAGCCGCATCGAACCCGGCACGGACGACCGTCAGGCCGAACTGGCCCACCGCTACCTTCCTCCCGACCGGGCCGAGAAGTTCCTCACCTACGCACTGGCCGAACTGGGTGAGCACGTGGCCATCTATCTGCGCCCCCAGCATTGGGTCTCTGCGGACATGGGAGCCATCTAG
- a CDS encoding DNA repair helicase XPB, whose product MSTDGPLIVQSDKTVLLEVDHEQAGAARAAIAPFAELERAPEHVHTYRITPLALWNARAAGHDAEQVVDALVSHSRYAVPQPLLVDIVDTMARYGRLQLVKSPVHGLTLVSLDRAVLEEVLRNKKITPMLGARIDDDTVVVHPSERGRVKQMLLKIGWPAEDLAGYVDGEAHPIELRQDGWQLRDYQEMAADSFWSGGSGVVVLPCGAGKTLVGAAAMAKAGATTLILVTNTVAGRQWKRELIARTSLTEEEVGEYSGERKEIRPVTIATYQVITRRTKGEYRHLELFDSRDWGLIIYDEVHLLPAPVFRMTADLQSRRRLGLTATLIREDGREGDVFSLIGPKRYDAPWKDIEAQGWIAPAECIEVRVTMTESERMTYAVAEPEERYKLCSTVHSKIAVVRSILKQHPGEQTLVIGAYLDQLEELGEQLGAPVIQGSTRTAEREKLFDAFRRGEVSTLVVSKVANFSIDLPEASVAVQVSGTFGSRQEEAQRLGRLLRPKAAGGGAVFYSVVARDSLDAEYAAHRQRFLAEQGYGYIIRDADDLLGPAI is encoded by the coding sequence ATGAGCACCGACGGGCCGTTGATCGTCCAATCCGACAAGACCGTGCTGCTCGAGGTCGACCATGAGCAGGCCGGCGCGGCGCGCGCCGCCATCGCGCCGTTCGCCGAGCTGGAACGCGCCCCGGAGCACGTGCACACCTATCGCATCACCCCGTTGGCGTTGTGGAACGCCCGCGCGGCCGGCCACGACGCGGAGCAGGTGGTCGACGCACTGGTCAGCCACTCGCGCTACGCGGTACCGCAGCCGCTGCTGGTCGACATCGTCGACACCATGGCCCGCTACGGGCGCCTGCAGCTGGTGAAGAGCCCGGTGCACGGTCTGACCCTGGTCAGCCTGGATCGTGCCGTGCTCGAGGAGGTGCTGCGCAACAAGAAGATCACGCCGATGCTCGGTGCCCGCATCGACGACGACACGGTCGTGGTGCATCCCAGTGAGCGCGGCCGGGTCAAGCAGATGCTGCTCAAAATCGGTTGGCCCGCAGAGGATCTGGCCGGCTATGTCGATGGCGAGGCGCATCCGATCGAGCTGCGCCAGGACGGCTGGCAGCTGCGCGACTACCAGGAGATGGCCGCCGACTCGTTCTGGTCGGGCGGCTCGGGGGTGGTGGTGCTGCCGTGCGGCGCCGGCAAGACGCTGGTCGGCGCCGCGGCGATGGCCAAAGCCGGCGCCACCACGCTGATCTTGGTCACCAACACCGTCGCCGGCCGGCAGTGGAAACGCGAGCTGATCGCGCGCACCTCGCTGACCGAAGAGGAGGTCGGCGAGTACTCCGGAGAACGCAAGGAGATCCGGCCGGTCACCATCGCCACCTATCAGGTGATCACCCGCCGCACCAAGGGCGAGTATCGGCATCTGGAACTGTTCGACAGTCGCGACTGGGGCCTGATCATCTACGACGAGGTGCATCTGCTGCCGGCGCCGGTGTTCCGGATGACCGCCGATCTGCAGTCGCGGCGGCGGCTCGGACTGACCGCCACCCTGATCCGGGAGGACGGCCGCGAAGGTGACGTGTTCAGCCTGATCGGGCCGAAGCGCTACGACGCCCCGTGGAAGGACATCGAGGCCCAGGGCTGGATCGCGCCGGCCGAATGCATCGAGGTGCGGGTCACCATGACCGAGAGCGAACGGATGACCTACGCCGTGGCCGAGCCGGAGGAGCGCTACAAGCTGTGCTCGACGGTGCACTCCAAGATCGCGGTGGTGCGCTCGATCCTCAAGCAGCATCCCGGCGAACAGACCCTGGTGATCGGCGCCTACCTCGACCAGTTGGAGGAACTGGGCGAGCAGTTGGGCGCCCCGGTCATCCAGGGTTCGACGCGCACCGCCGAACGCGAGAAGCTGTTCGACGCCTTCCGCCGCGGCGAGGTATCGACCCTGGTGGTGTCCAAGGTCGCCAACTTCTCCATCGACCTGCCGGAAGCGTCGGTGGCGGTGCAGGTCTCGGGCACCTTCGGGTCCCGGCAGGAGGAGGCCCAGCGGCTCGGCCGGCTGCTGCGCCCCAAGGCCGCCGGTGGCGGAGCGGTGTTCTACTCGGTGGTCGCCCGCGACAGCCTGGACGCCGAGTACGCCGCGCACCGGCAGCGGTTTCTGGCCGAACAGGGCTACGGCTACATCATCCGCGACGCCGACGACCTGCTCGGCCCGGCGATCTAA
- a CDS encoding class I SAM-dependent methyltransferase, producing MGGRRLLFRGMYRLGFTPWDGHALARGLRNLVEIDTGVAMSPGTALDLGCGTGDNSIYLAQNGWRVTGVDFAPRALRVARDKAQAGKVSVRFVCADIAQLASAGLGDDFALVTDSGCLHGMNDHDRAVYVRQVNAVTGPDSRLLIVAFAPGALFGVRGIDQAEITRLFAPEWELISSGDEPNYLPANGGQPVRHYLLARRA from the coding sequence ATGGGGGGCAGGCGGCTGCTGTTTCGGGGGATGTATCGGCTGGGGTTCACCCCGTGGGATGGGCACGCCCTGGCCCGCGGGCTGCGCAACCTGGTCGAGATCGACACGGGCGTGGCGATGTCGCCGGGCACCGCACTGGATCTCGGCTGCGGTACCGGGGACAACTCCATCTACCTGGCGCAGAACGGATGGCGGGTCACCGGAGTGGATTTCGCCCCGCGGGCGCTGCGCGTCGCGCGGGACAAGGCGCAGGCCGGGAAGGTCTCGGTGCGGTTCGTCTGCGCCGACATCGCCCAACTGGCCTCGGCCGGTCTCGGTGATGACTTCGCGCTGGTGACCGACAGTGGTTGCCTGCACGGGATGAACGATCACGACCGGGCGGTCTATGTCCGGCAGGTCAACGCGGTGACCGGACCGGACTCGCGGCTGCTGATCGTCGCGTTCGCCCCGGGGGCGTTGTTCGGTGTCCGCGGGATCGACCAGGCCGAGATCACCCGGCTTTTCGCACCGGAGTGGGAGCTGATCAGCTCCGGCGATGAGCCGAACTACCTGCCCGCCAACGGCGGCCAGCCGGTGCGGCACTACCTGTTGGCGCGCCGGGCCTGA